A window of Corallococcus macrosporus DSM 14697 contains these coding sequences:
- the mpl gene encoding UDP-N-acetylmuramate:L-alanyl-gamma-D-glutamyl-meso-diaminopimelate ligase, whose amino-acid sequence MADDNGNVLDTLEPGSVRRIHLVGVAGTGMGSFAGMLKAAGYDVTGSDENVYPPMSDMLRTWGIPASTPYRPENLDAAKPDLVIIGNVIRRVNPEATAVRERGLKQMSFPAALGSLFLDRSHSVVVAGTHGKTTTSSLMAHVLVAAGKDPSFLVGGVTQNYAGNYRVGKGPHFVVEGDEYDTAYWDKGSKFLHYRPRTAILTSVEFDHADIFRDLPHYEATFDKFVRLIPQDGQLVVCAAYPNAVKLAREGCPGRVATYVAKEGADADYTPRNLSFGPEGARFDVVAHGKPLGTVQLPMGGAHNVENALAVIAAALGLGLSFDEIAQGLASFSGVKRRQELRGEPDGVMVIDDFAHHPTAVRETIAAIHHRYPQRRLWAVFEPRSNTSRRNIHQEDYAHAFPGAARASLKVPERHDKVPVGEELDVRKLVADLQAQGIPAEGATEVQALVDLVAQESRPGDVLLVMSNGAFGGFIDKVLAALSARAQKGA is encoded by the coding sequence AAGGCCGCCGGCTACGACGTCACCGGCAGCGACGAGAACGTCTACCCGCCCATGAGCGACATGCTCCGGACCTGGGGCATCCCCGCCTCCACGCCGTACCGTCCGGAGAACCTGGACGCGGCGAAGCCAGACCTGGTCATCATCGGCAACGTCATCCGCCGCGTGAATCCCGAGGCCACCGCCGTGCGCGAGCGGGGCCTCAAGCAGATGAGCTTTCCCGCCGCGCTGGGCTCGCTCTTCCTGGACCGCTCGCACTCCGTCGTCGTGGCCGGCACGCACGGGAAGACCACGACGTCCTCGCTCATGGCCCACGTGCTGGTGGCCGCGGGCAAGGACCCGTCCTTCCTGGTGGGCGGCGTCACGCAGAACTACGCGGGCAACTACCGCGTCGGGAAGGGCCCGCACTTCGTCGTCGAGGGCGACGAGTACGACACCGCGTACTGGGACAAGGGCTCCAAGTTCCTCCACTACCGGCCGCGCACCGCCATCCTCACCAGCGTGGAGTTCGACCACGCGGACATCTTCCGGGACTTGCCGCACTACGAGGCCACGTTCGACAAGTTCGTCCGGCTGATTCCCCAGGACGGGCAGCTCGTCGTCTGCGCCGCGTACCCCAACGCGGTGAAGCTGGCGCGCGAGGGCTGCCCGGGGCGCGTGGCGACGTACGTGGCGAAGGAGGGCGCGGACGCGGACTACACGCCGCGGAACCTGTCCTTTGGCCCCGAAGGCGCCCGCTTCGACGTGGTGGCCCACGGCAAGCCCCTGGGCACGGTGCAGCTCCCCATGGGCGGCGCGCACAACGTGGAGAACGCGCTGGCCGTCATCGCCGCGGCGCTGGGCCTGGGGCTCAGCTTCGACGAAATCGCGCAGGGGCTGGCCTCCTTCAGCGGCGTGAAGCGCCGGCAGGAGCTTCGCGGCGAGCCCGACGGCGTCATGGTGATTGACGACTTCGCGCACCACCCGACGGCGGTGCGGGAGACCATCGCGGCCATCCACCACCGCTACCCGCAGCGGCGCCTGTGGGCCGTCTTCGAGCCGCGCTCCAACACCAGCCGCCGCAACATCCACCAGGAGGACTACGCCCACGCCTTCCCCGGCGCGGCCCGCGCCAGCCTCAAGGTGCCCGAGCGCCACGACAAGGTCCCCGTGGGCGAGGAGCTGGACGTGCGCAAGCTCGTCGCCGACCTCCAGGCCCAGGGCATCCCCGCCGAGGGCGCCACGGAGGTGCAGGCCCTGGTGGACCTGGTGGCCCAGGAGTCCCGCCCCGGTGACGTGCTGCTGGTGATGAGCAACGGAGCCTTCGGCGGCTTCATCGACAAGGTGCTCGCGGCCCTCTCGGCTCGCGCGCAGAAGGGAGCCTGA